A window of the Oncorhynchus masou masou isolate Uvic2021 chromosome 13, UVic_Omas_1.1, whole genome shotgun sequence genome harbors these coding sequences:
- the LOC135551768 gene encoding protein qua-1-like, protein MLSRKLTVHLIFALAGLALSDHITDVSSSDTSTDTSNGDTSVETTGSPDAPGKFCMLCCTEDCIEESSHVGSQGCWVPCMEACWKECMEPYMDLCMEPCTQDSSKVCDSKGDINEGDGKGDTEDGTRDGKGDGTRDGKRDGKGGSKEDSKRDGKRDGKGDGTRDGKRDGKGDGKGGGKEDSKEDSKRDGKGGSKEDSKEDSKRDGKGDGKGDGKGDGKGGGKGDGKGDTEDGTRDGKGDGTRDGKRDGKGGGKEDSKRDGKGGSKEDSKKDGKGDGKGGGKEDSKRDGKGGSKEDSKEDSKRDGKGDGKGGGKEDSKRDGKGGSKEDSKEDSKRDGKGDSKEDSKRDGKGGSKEDSKRDGKGDGKGDGKEDSKRDGKGGGKEDSKRDGKGGSKEDSKEDSKRDGKGGSKEDSKRDGKGGSKEDSKRDGKGGSKEDSKGNSKEDSKEDSKRDGKGGSKEDSKRDGKGGSKEDSKRDGKGGSKEDSKGNSKEDSKEDSKRDGKGDGKEDSKRDGKGGSKEDSKRDGKGGSKEDSKGNSKEDSKEASKRDGKGGSKENSKEDSKRDGKGGSKEDGKGGGKEDGKRDGKGGSKEDSKRDGKGGSKEDSKGNSKEDSKEASKRDGKGGSKEDSKEDSKRDGKGGSKEDGKGGGKEDGKRDGKGGSKEDIKGNSKEDGKRDSNEDSKRDGKEVDKGDNKGDSKRDTKEVDKGDSKRDSKELDKGDNKGDSKKVDKGDNKGDSKEVDKGDNKGDSKKVDKGDNKGDSKEVDKGDNKGDSKKVDKGDNKGDSKRDGKEVDKGDNKGNSKRDSKEVDKGDSKRDGKEVDKGDNKGDSKRDGKEVDKGDNKGDSKGVSKGDSKRESKRQ, encoded by the exons ATGCTGTCACG AAAGCTGACTGTTCATTTGATCTTTGCTTTGGCTGGTCTTGCTCTCTCAGACCACATTACTG ATGTGAGTAGCAGTGATACATCCACAGACACAAGCA ATGGAGATACCAGCGTGGAAACCACAGGCAGTCCTGATGCCCCAG GCAAGTTCTGCATGCTGTGCTGTACTGAAGACTGCATCGAGGAAAGCAGCCATGTCGGGAGCCAAGGTTGTTGGGTGCCCTGTATGGAGGCATGTTGGAAGGAATGTATGGAGCCCTATATGGATCTCTGTATGGAGCCCTGTACACAGGATTCGTCAAAGGTGTGCGACAGTAAGGGGGACATTAATGAGGGCGACGGTAAGGGAGACACTGAGGACGGTACGAGGGACGGTAAGGGAGACGGTACGAGGGACGGTAAGAGAGACGGTAAGGGAGGCAGTAAGGAGGACAGTAAGAGGGATGGTAAGAGAGACGGTAAGGGAGACGGTACGAGGGACGGTAAGAGAGACGGTAAGGGAGACGGTAAGGGAGGCGGTAAGGAGGACAGTAAGGAGGACAGTAAGAGGGATGGTAAGGGAGGCAGTAAGGAGGACAGTAAGGAGGACAGTAAGAGGGATGGTAAGGGAGACGGTAAGGGAGACGGTAAGGGAGACGGTAAGGGAGGCGGTAAGGGAGACGGTAAGGGAGACACTGAGGACGGTACGAGGGACGGTAAGGGAGACGGTACGAGGGACGGTAAGAGAGACGGTAAGGGAGGCGGTAAGGAGGACAGTAAGAGGGATGGTAAGGGAGGCAGTAAGGAGGACAGTAAGAAGGACGGTAAGGGAGACGGTAAGGGAGGCGGTAAGGAGGACAGTAAGAGGGATGGTAAGGGAGGCAGTAAGGAGGACAGTAAGGAGGACAGTAAGAGGGACGGTAAGGGAGACGGTAAGGGAGGCGGTAAGGAGGACAGTAAGAGGGATGGTAAGGGAGGCAGTAAGGAGGACAGTAAGGAGGACAGTAAGAGGGACGGTAAGGGAGACAGTAAGGAGGACAGTAAGAGGGATGGTAAGGGAGGCAGTAAGGAGGACAGTAAGAGGGATGGTAAGGGGGATGGTAAGGGAGACGGTAAGGAGGACAGTAAGAGGGACGGTAAGGGAGGCGGTAAGGAGGACAGTAAGAGGGATGGTAAGGGAGGCAGTAAGGAGGACAGTAAGGAGGACAGTAAGAGAGATGGTAAGGGAGGCAGTAAGGAGGACAGTAAGAGAGATGGTAAGGGAGGCAGTAAGGAGGACAGTAAGAGGGATGGTAAGGGAGGCAGTAAGGAGGACAGTAAGGGAAACAGTAAGGAGGACAGTAAGGAGGACAGTAAGAGGGACGGTAAGGGAGGCAGTAAGGAGGACAGTAAGAGGGATGGTAAGGGAGGCAGTAAGGAGGACAGTAAGAGGGATGGTAAGGGAGGCAGTAAGGAGGACAGTAAGGGAAACAGTAAGGAGGACAGTAAGGAGGACAGTAAGAGGGACGGTAAGGGAGACGGTAAGGAGGACAGTAAGAGGGATGGTAAGGGAGGCAGTAAGGAGGACAGTAAGAGGGATGGTAAGGGAGGCAGTAAGGAGGACAGTAAGGGAAACAGTAAGGAGGACAGTAAGGAGGCCAGTAAGAGGGATGGTAAGGGAGGCAGTAAGGAGAACAGTAAGGAGGACAGTAAGAGGGACGGTAAGGGAGGCAGTAAGGAGGATGGTAAGGGAGGCGGTAAGGAGGACGGTAAGAGGGATGGTAAGGGAGGCAGTAAGGAGGACAGTAAGAGGGATGGTAAGGGAGGCAGTAAGGAGGACAGTAAGGGAAACAGTAAGGAGGACAGTAAGGAGGCCAGTAAGAGGGATGGTAAGGGAGGCAGTAAGGAGGACAGTAAGGAGGACAGTAAGAGGGACGGTAAGGGAGGCAGTAAGGAGGATGGTAAGGGAGGCGGTAAGGAGGACGGTAAGAGGGATGGTAAGGGAGGCAGTAAGGAGGACATTAAGGGAAACAGTAAGGAGGACGGTAAGAGGGACAGTAatgaggacagtaagagggaCGGTAAGGAAGTCGATAAGGGAGACAATAAGGGGGACAGTAAGAGGGACACTAAGGAAGTCGATAAGGGGGACAGTAAGAGGGACAGTAAGGAACTCGATAAGGGAGACAATAAGGGGGATAGTAAGAAAGTCGATAAGGGAGACAATAAGGGGGATAGTAAGGAAGTCGATAAGGGAGACAATAAGGGGGATAGTAAGAAAGTCGATAAGGGAGACAATAAGGGGGATAGTAAGGAAGTCGATAAGGGAGACAATAAGGGGGACAGTAAGAAAGTCGATAAGGGAGACAATAAGGGGGACAGTAAGAGGGACGGTAAGGAAGTCGATAAGGGAGACAATAAGGGGAACAGTAAGAGGGACAGTAAGGAAGTCGATAAGGGGGACAGTAAGAGGGACGGTAAGGAAGTCGATAAGGGAGACAATAAGGGGGACAGTAAGAGGGACGGTAAGGAAGTCGATAAGGGAGACAATAAGGGGGACAGTAAGGGGGTTAGTAAGGGAGACAGTAAGAGGGAAAGTAAAAGACAGTAA